Part of the Spinacia oleracea cultivar Varoflay chromosome 5, BTI_SOV_V1, whole genome shotgun sequence genome, AGATATAATAACCATTTTTTGAGTCATAATAacattatgtttttaaaagtgagttgtgacttaaaatcatactcaagcacaacatgtatcaACGATACTAATATTATGCTTTTTCATAAATCCTAATACACGCCAAGATAATTAAATTAGGAAGAGGTTGTTGACCTTTTTTTCAAgcatggtccacaataaatttagtgtggaccaagtccatttaagaattaTTGTATTCGGTTTGATCATTAAACTTTACTTGCACCTAGACCTGTTTAGTTCACTTATTTGACCTTATGAATTTTTTAAGACCAGATCAGTtcagatcagaaaaattaaATTCAGATCAAAACAGATTATGACCCCGTGGAAGATCCTCCCCTTGCCATCACTACCGCTTCCAATAAAGGATAGAAATAACAACCCACCACTAattacttcctccgtattttttaagagatacacttggccggcacgggtattaagaagaataattgaatgaaataaaataataaagcaagtggggttggatagatattttaataattaaatatgtggggaccatgtcattttggtgggtggagggtggggtgggtttatgaaaatatttgtttaataggatggtgggtgatagggtatattagatgtattatttaattagatggtggggttgataagttactaaaaatggcaagtgtatctcttaaataaatacggccggaaaagtcaagtgtatctcttaaaaaaatacggagggagtaatagagAGCGATGGTAGGAGAATCAACATCaagtttattaattattttttaatgttGTATTAATTATGGTTAtctattaaaaaaatttataacAAAATAGAGTAATTTGGTAAATAATGCCAAAATTTAAGTGACTAGAGAATTATAGTTTAATACTTAAATAAACTAATTCCTAATTTCTTCATCTATTTATAATACTTGTAgtgatgcttttttttttttttttttttttttttttattacccGCAAGCTAGAATGAGATAAATTAGTCCTCTTACACGCATTggatgtataataaatttattgtacactaatATGGCTTTTACACatgtttttataacttttatattatgagAAAAAAATTGAAGGGCAAGCGTTTTAAAGGGTTACTTCTATACATtaagtgattttgaaaaaaaaaattataaaagtaaaaaataattatcACTAAAAAGGATAAATTTTACATATATCGgagtaacttttaaacattttgggtTAACTGTTATACCAAATCTCCAATATACAATATTTATCATTATAGTAATACGAAGTACACCTTAAGTAAGAATTTGCGGAGGGTTTCTGAGACTATAATCGGTAGAGCTTTTACTTGTGAGTATCAAACTATATTGTTTGGtaccaaattaaaaattcaactacCCTTCTTCTACCAAAAAGAAGTATATTATTTGATACTAAATAAAAATGCAAcatgaaaatataataaaatattattttattatgagTATAAGTGTCTAACATTTCAATTCTCTATCAATTATAGGCTAAGACTTCTTTGAATTTGCGTTTTCCGATCTCTGTCCATACCATCTTATttgaagaaaaatagaaaaatatctAGGAAAAATCTTTGGAAAAACTATAGATCTTCTTATGACGTGGCCTACCCCCTATCTCTAATAGACTATCCTTTCCTCCTTTTTCCTTCACTTTTCCTGCCTAGTGTCCTTTCTCTTTCATCCACGTCCTCTATTCTTCTAAAATGTGCCTTTCCTTTTCACTTCACCTCCTCTCACTAGTACCACTAATCCTAACCGTACACGTATGTAAGGTACTCGTTAGCATCAGCCACTTCAGCATTtgcaaattgaaaaataacCACTTTAtctttttcaattaattttcattttaaagcGACTTGTAATCTTGTTATTCCGAGCTTTATTTGATTGATCTAAATTGAATTGGATAGCAAGAAAATGTGAAAGAAATGTAAATGTCAAATGCTCGGTAGTTGACTTGGTTGTGTGTGGAGGTAATTCCTCCGTATTTTTTAGGAGTTACATATTGACAAACACAGATATTAAGAAAAGAGAGTTGAATGTAATATAAATAATAGAGTAAGTGGAGGAAGGAGTAATAAACAATAGAAAAAAGATGGTGGGAAAGGTTTTTTATTCAAAGTAGGGAGGGAGTTAATTGTTCGGTGGCCTCATAAGAAAAAAAAgatttattaaataatttggGAGTGTAGAAAACTTGACAAAAATAGAATGTTACCCATAAAAAAATACGATCCCAATTGGTATATGTGACCCCTAAAAATTGGAGGAGCTAttatttatactccgtattattaatTTATGTGTCGCTTAAAAAAATTATGCACGAGAAAAGCATATTAACAAAATATTAAAAGTCTCGGTTTGCACTTgtgataattttttgtttcatttAAAATAAGTACTGTTTATATAAGCGATGTGCAAGATATTTTATAAGaaactttataaaattataaaatcaaggttatacggagtatgtttCTTAGATAAATGAAAAGATtctatatttttttcaaaatgatATTTGTCAAATTGATTTATTCCATTAAAAAAAGGgggaattatttattttatttactttttggtGGGAATTTTTGCTggattttgggtttaaggggaAAAATTGAAAGGAATATGGGTGAGGGTAGTAAAATCAGggaagtcaatgccggaaatgtATGGTCAACGCCTGAAAACGCAAATAGATTATCTCTGGCAAATTAATTTTACTTTAAGGTCTGTTTTtgcaaaataatttttaaaaggttgtttctcgcaaaaaatagattttaaaaggttgtttttggcaaatttgcctttaTTTTATGGGCATTGTAAAATTGCAATAGGTATGTATTTTTGACACAAAAAACCTATGTCATAAATCACAttgcaatttgaaaaaaaaatagaaaaccaATTATTTTGATCCCCAATCCCCATATGACACATGTCAATCTTTCCAAACAATATTTTGGTTTTCCAtttggtgttcatgaacaccacattttttttggtttcaatCTCTCTCTAACTTTCTCACTCATCTCTCTAcctcttttaatattttttattcacTTATCTCTCCTAAACACCAAACCAAGGTATTTTGATAACTATGGTcttaaataatacggagtatatctaCACACCATCCCCACCCATTACTccataaaatgacatggtccccacatatttttttatattaaaatatctactcaaccccacttgttttattattttatttcattcgattctttttcttaatacacgtgcccggccaaatgtatctcttaaataaatacgaagggAGTTTGTATCAATTTATTCAGGGagtactcgtttaaatttagaAATATTTAATTCGTCAAAATATCCAAAAATTTCTGCGTACAGagtaaaataaaaatgattataaaaataatttcagGTTTTCCGTCTGGTTTATTTTCCACTGAGGAGAGATATTTGAAGAGAGCGAAAAAGGTTGGGTCGGGGTAGGGGGGTCTCTTCCTTACTAAAATGCGCCGCGTTGGTCCCACAAACCCCGAATCCAGCCGTCCATTCTCCAGTGGACCTCGATCCCAGCCGTCAAAGACTGTTGGTTACTTGGTTCGCTTGATTGATATTTTTACCCTTTTCTCTCTCatggaaaaaaagaaaagaaaaaactcCAGCTAAATTAGGTGATGATGAAAATGGCGTCTTCAATCAAAGACTTCATAGTTTCACTTTCTCTCTCGTCCGCTTTTAGCAATTCTGCAGCTCTAATGGAAGTTCTATAGTAATCAATTTCTATATCGTACTCTAAATCAATTCAATTTTATTCTCTCTTCTGTCATGGAGAAAATCATGAGATAAGTTCaaaattaggtttttttttttggagtttCTGTGTTGATTCGGCGAAGATGGAGATTCGTGAAGTTGGGCCGAGCAACGGGAAGAGTACCGATCAGTTTATTGATCGAAGCAAAGTCCGAATTTTGTTGTGTGATAATGATTCCAAAAGCTCTCAAGAGGTTTTCTCCCTCCTCTGCAAGTGTTCTTATCAgggtaatttattttatttaattattatgtcactgttttttttaattgattttcttaattaattagttaagctttTTTGTTTAATGCTTTTAGATATTTATGTTGGATATTTTCCTCTGATATTTTTAGTACCCTAGGATTGTCTAAATTACATAcagtcctatttataggaatAATTGTCATATTGTCCCGACTCAATTACCGATGATTTTGTTGGAATATTCTTTGTAATAATTGAATGATTGTATCCTCGAGATCGTTTATCGATCAAATTGTGTAACTTGATTATAACTTTTGGACGTGGATTTCATTCGGTATTTGAAGTGCTGATATTTTGGGGATAATATTGGTGGGTTATTATCTGATTAGATGAAAAGTGCTTTGTGGGATTAGCTTAAGTTTAGGAAACTATTTCTGTTTTGTTTATGGTTCTTAATGCAATGATAGTGCAGTGTTGAGAAGCTGTGCCGAGTGTCAAAATTTTGAGTTTGAGGAGTTGTTTTTAGGTCTGTTGTAAATGATGTGATTTGATTAGACTGAGGGATTGCAAAAGTTGTTCATGGTTCTAAGTTTACCATTTAGTTAGTCGTTTTAGTGGATTTGAGTTTCTACAATGGCAAGATGCTTGAGGGATCGAAGATAGACAACATTCTCCATAATTATTGTACTAAGAGTGTTCATTCTCCGTGGTCGGTTTAGCTCTATGTATTAGTTAGCTTTATCGTTTCAGTCCTTGACTACTTAATAGTTGCACTTGAATTTTACCAGAATTATGATGATTACGTGTAGGAATGGTGCTGAAACTGTTGGCCCAAACTCTCTTCAACAGTTTCACCTACCTTTGATCCCAAAAATATTCCCATTACTTCAGTCTTTTTGCTACATCCGTAGGGAGTTTGAAAAGGAAGAGATAGGACAAAGGAAAATTATTCGACTctctaaagaaaataaagcctTCTCCCACCCATCAAGCGTCCGAGCTACCTTCTCTACAAGCAGGCCCGAAACCAATCCTCTGGGAGTACCCCTTAAGGGAAATCAAGGTAAGTAAAGGGTAAATCATAGACGAGACATCGTgccaaagaaaaaaaacgtaTCCATGATAGTTGTATGGGCATCAGCCCGATAACACTAGCTTGGGGAATGAATTCCTAAGAATTAGGAGCCTATTAACATTTGCGGACTTGCCTTTTTAAGGGCTGACATGTCAAGTGACATATGAAGGAATTTGCTTACTTGTTAAGCCACGTCTCAATACAATTTTGTTAAATATGGGACTGGCCGCACCCATCAAGAAGGGAAATAGTCCACTTCACAAGACCAaaggaggttccaccttaaaaaCTATACGGTAATAAGGGGATTAGCCCCCTAACCTTATAAAGTGAACTCATCTGTATCAATGTAGGATAATCACATTGGATGTTTCATGTGGCCAAAGCTAACAAGTACACACCTATCTTTTTTATAGGTAACCATTGTGGCTTTTTGAGTTAGGATGCGACCATCTTGCTTTTTTACAccttttcattttaatttgtGTGACTTTCATCCTTTAATGGAAGTACAGatcttgttttcttttttgcatAATTTTTCCTTTTCTCAATCTACTGGCTACTCACCAATGATTTTACTTGTGCTATGTGTGTTTGTCCTACAGTGACATCCGTCAAGTCAGCTAGGCAAGTTGTTGATGCACTTAATGCAGAGCGGTCTGAGATTGATATTATACTTTCTGAGGTTGATCTTCCGACAAAGAAGGggttcaagttattaaagtacaTAATGCGGGATGAACAGTTGCAACGTATACCTGTGATCAGTATGTGTTCGCTTCAATTTCTTAGTTTGAACCAAATTATAAATttgttgtttatttattttcctcATGTCTTCCTTAGTGATGTCAACACAAGACGAAGTTTCTCTTGTTGTGAAGTGCTTGAGGCTGGGAGCAGCAGACTTCCTTGTGAAGCCATTGCGGACAAATGAGTTGTTAAACTTGTGGACTCACATGTGGAGGAGGCGGCGAATGGTTAGTGTCAAATATTTTGCATGCCAAGTTGCCTGTTCTTGACTTTTGGCAATCCTATATAGCTATACCTTACAAAAATTTTCCGAGTTGGAATTTGGAGTAATTGTTTATTCGGCAAAGTATCAGAACTTCAGTCTGCTCtgccttttcttttgttttctattTCTTAACTTGAGTtccaattgatttttttttgtaatcagTAAGGAACATTTAATTATGTGAGCTCCTTATTTTAATTTCAGCTTGGCCTGGCGGAGAAGAATATTGTGAGTTATGACTTCGATCTAGCTGCATCAGATCACAGTGAAAATAGCACAACACTGTTCTCTGATGACACAGATGATAAATCCCGGAGAAGTGTTAATCCAGAAATTAGCTTTACAATGCAACAGGAGGAGGAGGTCAGTGTGGAGACAAACTTACAAAAAACCTTAAGCTACTTTATGTGTGTGAGATAATTTTTACATGTATCCTCTTCTCTAGTTCTTATTTTCCTTGCCCGTGCAACTGCGCAAGCCATGTTTATCAGTTTGTGCTtctctctgtttttttttttttggattctaTTTATATATTGTCCTATTAGTTCTCAGTGCTTAATAAGTATTTGTCTGAAATTAAGTGATAGTTCTTTTTACTAATGCTTAGAGCAAAAAACAGTTCTAAGCTAGTGATTGAGAAGCCTAGGGAGTCTGgacaaatttgttaaacattgGGGTCAATTACGAATTACCATGCTGTACTTGTATCATTGTAATTCTGTAACCATGTGCAAGAAACACAAAAGCACACTGCAAGCTAGTATTGGCAACCTCTTTCTTTGATTTTGTTTTGGGAAGGGGCTTTGCTGGATACAACTGGTTTTTTGGGTCTctattttatggtggattttatgAGGTGGTTAAGATGCATCCAGGGTTAGCCCCTTTTGAGACTACTagtgtgagagagagagagagagttatTTCCAGGTATTACCAAAACTGAAACATCCCTTGCCAGTTAAACAAAACTGTTTACCAAACTACATCTTGTAATGATTCCAAGTTGCAGCTCTCATTCTTACTAGTTTAACAAAATTATTTACTAAATTACATCCTGTATGATTCCAAGTGCCTAAATATACTTGTTTTGCTGTAACACTGGATTAGAAGTATAGGAGAAAATTACCGTCTTTGGCAAAAAGTGAATGAAATAAGTTATATGAACTTCAGTGGAAAGGATCAGGTATTTTGTAGGTAATTGTGTTTGTTTCTCTAGTCCTCAAAAGCTTACGTTGGTGACTTGTTGGTTTGTTCTATTTTATTACCTTTGCTAGTTACAAGCTGGAGGTAATGGGACTCGGACTTAAGAAAGTTTGGCCAGGATATGTTCCCTTTTCGTTCTTTTAAGTGGACTTCATCATCTGTCCTTGTTACGCTGTGCGTTGATGAAAGCCATTAAGGAAGTGGATGGTCATAATTCCCCATGAATTTCCACATTAGATGAGATTCTTTTGCAACGGGGAAGCTGGCGGTTCTGTTATGGGTTCTTGATTCTTTTTATATCAATAATTTCTGATCAAAATATAGAGTTCTGATCTAAGAGTTTTGTAAGGGCATTCTTtccttcttttcttattcaagTAAGGGTTTCTTTTAATTTCTTAGTAGCGCCTACAAGTCACTTTCCGCTAACTTTTTTCCCGTCACAAGCCATCTTGCCAAAGGAAAATCATTTATCCTGATGTGTTTTGTTTTGGGAGTGGGGAGGGTGGAAGCAGTCTTTTTTTGCATGGTGACATGATTCGGTTTTTGTGGTATATTCTTTTTGGGTCTAGGGAAATGGTCTGTAGGATATATTGATATGTCtaagtttttgttgttgttgttgttgatctgATAGGCATAAGACAGGAAAACATTTTGGCATTATGTTTGCATAGATATTTTATAGGGTGTTTTGGTTAGAGAGGATGGCATTATTTTTTCGACTTTGTGGGATGAAGTATTCTTTGCTTTTGGTCTTGTAGCTTTTCTAGTTTTGTGGGACTGTCTTTATCTGATATCGTCCATTGTTGACTAACTGTTCTTAGTATATATGCAGGACCTAAATTGTCCTATTTGTGATTATACTTAATTTTGTCTAATATTGAAATTCTTCTTATATATGAGAATATACGTATATGATATGTTATATTTTACCATTGAAGATCACATCTTGTCTTGCTTCTTCCTATCTTCATCTCACTATTGTTTCCTTTTTCTCTTGTTTTTTTCTTCATCTTTCTATTTCCCAGTGTAACAAAGTCACTTCAGATGCCGTGCCTGCAAATTCATTCGATTGCCGGTCGACTTTACCAGCACTGGGTGACCGCCGAACAGGCAAGCGGCTTTGCATTTGAAATACCTTTTTTTCTTATGGATTTTAGATGCTTTCTTTCCACTCCGGGGTAATTTGGTTTTGCTTGTTTAGTCTGCAAGTCCTGACGTTGAATTATGACACAACTACAGCATCTTAAAGGATATATCAAATGCCATGTGACTGaactaaaacttatttctttggtttttgttttttctggTGTCAGTGAAAATACTGTAGTTTCTAAACTACAGATCTGTTTTTGGCCGTTTGTGTGAGCATTGTTCTATTTAAAGGGGTTGAGAATTTCCAATCTAAATCAAACTTCTTAGTGCTTTACAGATGTACATTATTTGAAGATTATTTTTTGACAGTGTGAACGTGTTTTTCTGCCATCCGTCTGTGGTAATATCTTTTAGAATCTTCTGCATGGTCAGGTTTTGTGCCATTTTCGAAGAAAGGAGagccatttttgaaaaaaagCGAGCCTTTTCCGAAGAGGAGAGAGCTGAAGATCGGTGAATGTTCTGCATTCTTCACTTATGTCAAAACTGGCGCAGTTGAGAGCAATTGCCAAACTGTTGTTGACGTTGAAGGTAATGCTGCTAAACCTTCCAGACCAGATGATAAATTAGATACTTGGAATGGGCATGTTATAAATGGTAATATGACTTACGAAAATGGAGACGTGTGGGAGAACAACTCACACGGGGAAGACTTCCCTAGCAGTACCAGTGTACCTGATTCCACTTCTATGGAAAGGTCGTGCACACCTCCTGTAACTGTGGAATTTATGCAAAATAAATCTAACGATGAAGGCTTATCTGAGGTGCACATGCAGCCGAAAAATGGGAAGCCGCATTTTGATGTCTCCACTTTGGCAGCACATGCTGCTGCTTATCCTTACTTCATGTCAGGAGTCATGAACCAATTTATGATGCCATCATCAGCACATGCGAATCAGAAAGATCTTCAAAACCATGGTTCATCAACTATGATGCCTCATTATAACCATGTTTCACATAGTTCATCTCAAGTACCTGGGATGGCACCATTTACTTACTACCCATTGGGTGTATGCTTACCACAGGGCCAGACGCCTGCTAACCACCAAGTGCCATCATTTGGCAATTCATTTTCTAGTGAAGCTAAATTAAGCAAAGTTAACAGGAGAGAAGCAGCTTTGATTAAATTTAGGCAGAAAAGGAAGGAGAGGTGTTTTGATAAGAAGATTAGGTATGTGAACCGCAAAAAGCTTGCTGAGAGAAGGCCACGTGTGCGTGGGCAGTTTGTGAGGAAGGTGAATGGTGTAACTGTAGATCTTAATGGAGATCCATCTGCTGACCTttatgaggaagatgaagatgaacccAATTCATCTCCAGAAGATGATACTTTTTGACTACATATTTGAAGAAAACCATTTTCCTGATGATGGATCACTGTTCTGTTGCCAACATAATTGTTTTGTGCAAATCTCCGTGCTAAAGTTCCACTTTTTCATGTCCTTTATGAAAGAAAAATGGCATGGGTTTGCTATTGCTCTCAGAAATGCGGGCTTGGGAAATCTGCTCCCTTATTGTAGAGGGAGCTGGCTAAAGCTTTCGCCTAGAGGTGATTGGGTTGATGAGGCTTGTATTTGGATCATCTTAATTCGTCATTCTGTAAGTGGCCATGAAGTCGGGAATCCAACCTTAAGGGTCGAATGAAGGGtatttcttttttcttatttttccttCTCCATTTTCTCATTACTGTAAAGAGAGTGATCCTAATGTTGTATGTTCCAATATAAAAAGCTGAAGCATTGAACTTGATTCCTGTGATAAAAATTGTGAAATCTGTTTGTTTCAGTCTATGTCTAAACTTGTTCAAGTGGCGCTATCTTGAATCATGCTGGGTTTATGGCAGGCTTTGCCAGGGAACTTGAGTTGTACATTATTTTGATTTACTGCATAGAGAAACTTTATTCATTCACTTTCAAATCTACTTTAGTCTCCCCTTGTTGGATGCCCATCTTCAACCTTGAGTTCAGCACGTCTCATGGTCTCGGATCAGCATCATGGATATTGTCTTTTTCCATTGAAAGTGTGCAGGTTTCTAATCATCATCAAGGTTGCCTGGTTTCCAATGCAGATTTTTACTGGTAAACATTTGGGCCGTTGTGCAGGCctgtattttggattttgttcaGAGATGTATGGTTTTTAATTAGGTCTGGGTTTCCATGACCTTCCTCATGACGGATTCCATTTTCTCTGTTTTTGTTCTGTGTCAATTACAGCGGCATTCATCTCAGCTTTTGGTTTTACTGAATTGCAAGTAGTTTTCTTTTCTCCCAATTATCGTTGTCAAGGGGAAGGAAATTTGGCCAACAGCAACTAATGAGCAtagtatttgaacttgaggatGCATATGTAAATAAAAGGGTTCACAACACTTTTCCAATGAGGAAGCACCATATTTTGTAGATCTGCTTCCTCCTgacgaaaataataataattcctACGTTCCTTAAACATTGCATCATGGTTAATTTTACTCTTTTTACACATACTTTGAATCTTAATATCttgtataaaaaattataaaagttggaTAACAAAATCTCATATGACTATAATTTTTCTATGTATGAATCAGAAAAAATGACCAGGGAATACTAAATAGTGTGAAAAGTGTAAAAAATAAGACGCCATATTTATAGTGCGAAAGGAAGTAATATTGTTCCTTAAGGTTCTATTCCATAATTAAAATAGCTCGATGTTGTTAACCAAGCCCGGCTTTTTTATGTTCGGAGAAATGCAGGAATTCTGagaattttttgttctttttttttcatgCAAGCAAGGAACGTTAAATTAGAACCTTTACAAACAACTAATTTTGATT contains:
- the LOC110799679 gene encoding two-component response regulator-like APRR1, giving the protein MEIREVGPSNGKSTDQFIDRSKVRILLCDNDSKSSQEVFSLLCKCSYQVTSVKSARQVVDALNAERSEIDIILSEVDLPTKKGFKLLKYIMRDEQLQRIPVIMMSTQDEVSLVVKCLRLGAADFLVKPLRTNELLNLWTHMWRRRRMLGLAEKNIVSYDFDLAASDHSENSTTLFSDDTDDKSRRSVNPEISFTMQQEEECNKVTSDAVPANSFDCRSTLPALGDRRTGFVPFSKKGEPFLKKSEPFPKRRELKIGECSAFFTYVKTGAVESNCQTVVDVEGNAAKPSRPDDKLDTWNGHVINGNMTYENGDVWENNSHGEDFPSSTSVPDSTSMERSCTPPVTVEFMQNKSNDEGLSEVHMQPKNGKPHFDVSTLAAHAAAYPYFMSGVMNQFMMPSSAHANQKDLQNHGSSTMMPHYNHVSHSSSQVPGMAPFTYYPLGVCLPQGQTPANHQVPSFGNSFSSEAKLSKVNRREAALIKFRQKRKERCFDKKIRYVNRKKLAERRPRVRGQFVRKVNGVTVDLNGDPSADLYEEDEDEPNSSPEDDTF